The Zavarzinia compransoris genome has a window encoding:
- a CDS encoding LysR family transcriptional regulator has protein sequence MNVDNIDLRLLRVFHALAEHGGFAGAQAELGLTPSTLSIHLSNLEQRLGMVLCERGRGGFRLTDKGERVHLATKRLFTALEGFRAETASLRGKLVGELTIGLVDSTVTDQRSPIAAAIRRFEGRDNDVHLRLIVDRPAGLNHALLDGRLNLAVGIFPRHVAGVEYETLYTERSLLYCGAGHEFFGKPGAGIDALAISRARFVGRAYNLERDFNAIGRVLHKASVENMEAQAHLILSGSFIGFLPEHYARGFAEAGRMQAIAPERFELTSEVALATPGVGKPNMVVRTFCDDLRQVNAALAVC, from the coding sequence ATGAATGTCGACAATATCGATCTCCGCCTGCTGCGCGTGTTTCACGCGCTGGCGGAACATGGCGGTTTCGCCGGCGCCCAGGCCGAACTCGGCCTCACGCCCTCGACCCTGTCCATTCACTTGTCGAACCTCGAACAGCGGCTCGGCATGGTTCTGTGCGAGCGCGGGCGCGGCGGCTTCCGCCTGACCGACAAGGGCGAGCGGGTGCATCTCGCCACCAAGCGCCTGTTCACGGCGCTGGAAGGCTTTCGCGCCGAAACCGCGTCGCTGCGCGGCAAGCTGGTGGGCGAACTCACCATCGGCCTGGTCGATTCGACCGTCACCGACCAGCGTTCGCCCATCGCCGCCGCGATCCGCCGCTTCGAGGGGCGGGACAACGACGTGCACCTGCGCCTGATCGTCGATCGGCCGGCGGGGCTGAACCATGCGCTGCTGGACGGGCGGCTCAATCTCGCGGTCGGGATCTTTCCCCGCCATGTCGCCGGCGTCGAATATGAAACCCTTTATACTGAGCGCAGCCTGCTCTATTGCGGGGCGGGGCACGAGTTCTTCGGCAAGCCGGGCGCGGGCATCGATGCGCTGGCCATCAGCCGGGCCCGCTTCGTCGGCCGGGCCTATAATCTCGAACGGGATTTCAATGCCATCGGCCGGGTGCTGCACAAGGCCAGCGTCGAGAATATGGAAGCCCAGGCCCATCTGATCCTGTCCGGCAGCTTCATCGGCTTCCTGCCCGAACATTATGCCCGCGGCTTCGCCGAAGCCGGGCGCATGCAGGCGATCGCCCCGGAGCGCTTCGAGCTGACCTCGGAAGTGGCGCTGGCGACACCGGGCGTCGGCAAGCCGAACATGGTGGTGCGCACCTTCTGCGACGACCTCCGGCAGGTGAATGCCGCGCTTGCGGTTTGCTGA
- the speB gene encoding agmatinase gives MAHGYDQGRLDLPFTGFCTFAKSAICMDWDRIEADVAVLGAPLDMGTQWRAGARFGPRSIRDASTLFSFGHDGAYDHEDDVTYLTPDQGRIVDIGDADIIHTDQERSLANIEFGVRKILKAGAIPVVLGGDHSVNIGCINAFDDQEPFHVVHIDAHLDFVDERKGVRNGHGNPLRRAAEKSYVSGLTQIGIRNVSSTNREGYEDARRMGSDIVSVRQFRKLGVDQVIARIPAGKRYYFTIDIDGFDPSIAPGTGTPSHGGFTYYEVLELLEGLTRRGMVIGMDLVEVAPDYDHTGTTAILAAQLLMNVIGRMLYHRRR, from the coding sequence ATGGCCCATGGCTATGACCAGGGACGGCTGGACCTGCCCTTCACCGGTTTCTGCACCTTCGCCAAATCCGCCATCTGCATGGATTGGGACCGGATCGAGGCCGATGTCGCCGTGCTTGGCGCGCCCCTCGACATGGGCACCCAGTGGCGGGCGGGGGCGCGCTTCGGGCCGCGCTCGATCCGCGATGCCTCCACCCTGTTTTCCTTCGGCCATGACGGCGCCTACGACCATGAGGACGACGTCACCTATCTGACCCCGGACCAGGGCCGCATCGTCGATATCGGCGATGCCGACATCATCCATACCGACCAGGAGCGCAGCCTCGCCAATATCGAATTCGGCGTCCGCAAGATCCTGAAGGCGGGGGCCATTCCGGTCGTCCTCGGTGGCGATCATTCGGTGAATATCGGCTGCATCAACGCCTTCGACGACCAGGAACCCTTCCATGTCGTCCATATCGACGCCCATCTCGATTTCGTCGACGAGCGGAAGGGCGTGCGCAACGGCCACGGCAATCCCTTGCGCCGGGCGGCGGAGAAATCCTATGTCAGCGGGCTGACCCAGATCGGCATCCGCAACGTCTCCTCGACCAATCGCGAAGGCTATGAGGATGCGCGGCGCATGGGCTCGGACATTGTTTCCGTGCGGCAGTTCCGCAAGCTCGGCGTCGATCAGGTGATCGCCCGCATCCCGGCCGGCAAGCGCTATTATTTCACCATCGACATCGATGGTTTCGACCCCTCGATCGCGCCGGGCACGGGCACGCCCTCGCATGGCGGCTTCACCTATTACGAAGTGCTGGAACTGCTCGAAGGGCTGACCCGGCGGGGCATGGTGATCGGCATGGACCTGGTGGAAGTGGCGCCCGACTACGACCACACGGGGACGACGGCGATCCTGGCCGCGCAATTGCTGATGAATGTCATCGGCCGCATGCTCTATCACCGCCGCCGCTGA